In Actinomycetota bacterium, the following are encoded in one genomic region:
- a CDS encoding DUF222 domain-containing protein codes for MIDRLEGLVAALRDLLSELDPRNLSGVDAVRVVEVCSEGERVCAAGRTLAAGRVQRSPEWSAAGYRTPAQWMAAHTKVTLGQAITTLETARRLESLPMTRGKFVAGRLSEIQAAEIAAAASAHPQSEDSLLEAAESETVASLRDRCREVRASAHSDEDACERIRRGRYLRHWTDPDGAVRLNGRFAPDDGAKLVASVQARAERLQVEARRAGQREPSDAYAADALLGFAAGDQAPRSVVHVEVDRAAFERGRVEPGERCVIRGVGPVPVAVARRMARDGLVKILERDGVEVTRVAHAGRTIAAHLRTALEARDPTCVVPGCDVRTGLEIDHIVPLAEGGPTRLNNLARLCRFHHGEKTHRGWRLGGRPGAWSWTRGSARAPNRSA; via the coding sequence ATGATCGATCGTCTGGAAGGTTTGGTTGCGGCGCTGCGGGATCTCCTGTCTGAGTTGGATCCTCGGAATCTGTCGGGGGTCGACGCGGTGCGGGTGGTAGAGGTGTGCTCGGAGGGCGAGCGCGTTTGCGCCGCCGGGCGCACGCTGGCTGCGGGCCGCGTTCAGCGATCGCCCGAATGGAGCGCAGCCGGGTATCGCACGCCGGCGCAATGGATGGCGGCCCATACCAAGGTCACTCTTGGGCAGGCGATCACCACGTTGGAAACGGCTCGGCGACTCGAATCGCTTCCGATGACGCGCGGGAAGTTCGTCGCCGGTCGCCTCTCGGAGATACAAGCTGCGGAGATCGCTGCCGCCGCATCGGCGCACCCGCAATCCGAAGATTCGCTTCTCGAGGCAGCGGAATCGGAGACCGTCGCGTCCCTTCGCGATCGCTGCCGGGAGGTCCGCGCCTCGGCTCACTCCGACGAGGACGCGTGTGAGCGCATCCGAAGGGGACGGTACCTTCGTCACTGGACCGATCCAGACGGCGCGGTTCGGCTGAACGGGCGCTTCGCGCCCGACGACGGCGCGAAGCTGGTCGCGTCCGTCCAGGCCCGCGCCGAGCGTCTGCAGGTCGAAGCGCGGCGCGCCGGACAACGCGAGCCTTCCGATGCGTACGCGGCCGACGCGCTGTTGGGCTTCGCGGCGGGAGATCAAGCCCCGCGTTCCGTCGTCCACGTCGAAGTCGATCGCGCGGCCTTCGAACGGGGGCGCGTCGAGCCCGGTGAGCGCTGCGTCATCCGTGGCGTCGGGCCCGTTCCCGTTGCTGTAGCTCGTCGGATGGCGCGAGATGGGCTCGTTAAGATCCTCGAGCGGGACGGCGTCGAGGTGACGCGTGTGGCGCATGCCGGCCGCACGATAGCGGCGCATCTCCGGACGGCGCTCGAAGCGCGAGATCCGACCTGTGTGGTGCCTGGGTGTGACGTGCGGACCGGACTCGAGATCGACCACATCGTTCCACTTGCCGAGGGCGGGCCGACGCGGCTGAACAATCTCGCTCGACTGTGCCGGTTCCATCACGGGGAGAAGACCCATCGCGGGTGGCGGCTGGGGGGCCGGCCGGGCGCCTGGTCGTGGACGCGGGGGTCGGCCAGGGCGCCGAACCGGTCCGCCTAG
- a CDS encoding acyl-CoA dehydrogenase family protein, translated as MDFDFSPEQYTLRDEARRFLEQQCPTSHVREFIDDPAGWSRDLWKQMADLGWMGLAFPESVGGLGQSFLDLVLLLGELGRAVAPVPFLSSVAQAGQVILRHGSGDQQARLLPGIASGERVATLAVAEGAGTYGDAGIETRADADGRLTGEKRYVLDAPAADLFVVAARGPAGVGWYVVEDGASVTTQRSYDITRPIGSLTLDGTPAERLAVPGLDPGLRIATAALTAEMVGTASKILDLSVSYAKEREQFGRPIGSFQAIKHKCAEMLTDLESSRSAAFYACWAVATDAEDVDLAVAVAKSYGSDALARLGGEGVQVHGGIAFTWEHDMHLYLKRIKTAEALFGDAAEHRERIAVLAGL; from the coding sequence GTGGACTTCGATTTCTCTCCCGAGCAGTACACGTTGCGCGACGAGGCGCGGCGCTTCCTCGAGCAGCAATGCCCGACGTCGCACGTGCGCGAGTTCATCGACGATCCAGCCGGCTGGTCGCGGGATCTCTGGAAGCAGATGGCCGACCTCGGGTGGATGGGGCTGGCGTTCCCGGAATCGGTGGGAGGGCTGGGCCAGTCGTTCCTCGATCTGGTGTTGCTGCTCGGCGAGCTTGGGCGCGCGGTCGCGCCGGTTCCGTTCCTTTCGAGCGTCGCGCAGGCCGGCCAGGTGATCCTGCGGCACGGGTCTGGGGATCAGCAGGCGCGGCTGCTGCCGGGGATCGCGTCGGGGGAACGCGTCGCGACCTTGGCGGTGGCCGAAGGAGCAGGGACGTACGGGGATGCCGGGATCGAGACCCGTGCCGATGCGGACGGCCGTCTCACCGGCGAGAAGCGCTACGTGCTCGACGCCCCGGCCGCCGACCTGTTCGTGGTCGCGGCGCGCGGGCCTGCCGGTGTCGGCTGGTACGTCGTCGAGGACGGCGCGAGCGTCACGACGCAGCGCTCCTACGACATCACGCGGCCGATCGGGTCGCTGACGCTGGACGGAACGCCGGCCGAGCGGCTCGCGGTGCCGGGCTTGGACCCGGGTCTCCGGATCGCGACCGCCGCGTTGACGGCGGAGATGGTGGGAACCGCGTCGAAGATCCTCGACCTCTCCGTTTCCTATGCGAAAGAGCGCGAGCAGTTCGGCCGTCCGATCGGTTCTTTCCAGGCGATCAAGCACAAGTGTGCCGAGATGCTGACCGACCTCGAGTCGTCTCGGTCGGCCGCGTTCTACGCGTGCTGGGCGGTCGCGACCGACGCGGAGGATGTCGATCTGGCGGTGGCGGTCGCGAAGTCGTACGGGTCGGATGCTTTGGCGCGGCTGGGCGGGGAAGGCGTTCAGGTGCACGGCGGCATCGCGTTCACCTGGGAGCACGACATGCATCTGTACCTGAAGCGCATCAAGACCGCGGAGGCGTTGTTCGGCGATGCGGCCGAGCATCGCGAGCGCATCGCGGTGCTAGCCGGACTGTAG
- a CDS encoding acyl-CoA dehydrogenase translates to MDLSQSPSEQSFRAEVRAWIEKNLPEGWGTPAFKDPRTFEERVAFSKEWEAKLAKDGWVGIHWPKEYGGRGATYMEQIIFHEEMARARAPQLFINFVGTNLAGPTIMAHGSEEQKQRYLPPILSMEEVWCQGFSEPNAGSDLANVQTRAEDRGDHFVVNGQKIWTSFAHVADWCLLLCRTDTSVAKHKGLSYLLVDMKLPGIDPRPLKQITGDAEFNEVFFTDCVVPKEYLLGEMNMGWTYANTTLSHERGPAFLGHQIRFRNVLLDLFKAAQNTKRDGIPVSEHPVFRQKLAGAYAELEIMRYIGLRNITSILKHGRPGTEGSVAKLYWSHMVRRMQELALSVGGPAGALDGEDAMGRGQWQRGYLMSFAQTIAAGSSEIQKNIISERVLGMPRGETWAPREKR, encoded by the coding sequence CGCTTGGATCGAGAAGAACCTGCCCGAGGGGTGGGGAACGCCGGCATTCAAGGACCCACGGACCTTCGAGGAGCGCGTCGCTTTCTCCAAAGAGTGGGAGGCGAAGCTCGCGAAGGACGGCTGGGTCGGCATCCACTGGCCCAAGGAGTACGGCGGCCGGGGCGCTACCTACATGGAGCAGATCATCTTCCATGAGGAGATGGCCCGCGCACGCGCGCCGCAACTGTTCATCAACTTCGTCGGGACCAACCTGGCCGGGCCGACGATCATGGCGCACGGTTCGGAGGAGCAGAAGCAGCGGTACCTGCCGCCGATCCTGTCGATGGAAGAGGTCTGGTGTCAGGGCTTCTCCGAGCCGAACGCGGGGTCGGATCTCGCCAACGTGCAGACGCGCGCGGAGGATCGTGGGGACCACTTCGTGGTCAACGGTCAGAAGATCTGGACTTCGTTCGCGCACGTCGCCGACTGGTGCCTGCTGCTCTGCCGCACCGACACCTCGGTCGCGAAGCACAAGGGCCTGTCCTACCTGCTCGTCGACATGAAGCTGCCGGGGATCGACCCGCGGCCGCTGAAGCAGATCACCGGCGACGCGGAGTTCAACGAGGTCTTCTTCACCGACTGCGTCGTTCCTAAGGAATACCTGCTCGGCGAGATGAACATGGGCTGGACGTACGCGAACACGACGCTGTCGCACGAGCGCGGCCCGGCGTTCCTCGGCCACCAGATCCGGTTCCGCAACGTGCTGCTGGATCTGTTCAAGGCCGCTCAGAACACGAAGCGCGACGGGATCCCGGTTTCGGAGCATCCGGTGTTCCGGCAGAAGCTCGCCGGCGCGTACGCCGAGCTCGAGATCATGCGCTATATCGGGCTGCGCAACATCACCTCGATCTTGAAGCACGGCCGGCCGGGGACCGAGGGCTCGGTCGCGAAACTGTACTGGAGCCACATGGTCCGCCGGATGCAGGAGCTGGCTCTGTCGGTCGGAGGCCCCGCGGGGGCCTTGGACGGCGAGGACGCGATGGGCCGGGGTCAGTGGCAGCGCGGCTATCTGATGTCGTTCGCGCAGACGATCGCGGCCGGCTCGAGCGAGATCCAGAAGAACATCATCTCGGAGCGGGTGCTCGGTATGCCCCGCGGTGAGACGTGGGCGCCCAGGGAGAAGCGCTAG